A stretch of Prunus dulcis chromosome 6, ALMONDv2, whole genome shotgun sequence DNA encodes these proteins:
- the LOC117629835 gene encoding ammonium transporter 1 member 2-like produces MASLTFLQPLSNLSSPTTLVSLKNPHHIPSFTSLNPSIIPKTRPFKSFTASFSLAESNSPKSLQPNLQPFLQELADSFDLPQDYFAQLPSDLRLDLNDAAFDLSNGRVIDECGQELGETLLNLSRAWEAADTSTSHALARQLPGLEESLTGNAKSAFGKRLVSAGRRFQSMGQYGQGELQKIAKVMITTGRVLSESSTSTVTDEQPKKESRMLKFGELQLELTSDKAIIGAIISVGFGILSWELAQGIQNIPESSLQYANENALMLAKSLRGALLAVCYSSAFLSALTSVGLVLLGRQLKSSMGSLTCTASDLAPLLLTTTTTTLNATAIAEFLCSRFNTISIKFNDTTHAIDNTYLLFSAYLVFAMQLGFAMLCAGSVRAKNTMNIMLTNVLDAAAGALSYYLFGFAFAFGAPSNAFIGRHFFGLHNIPSLSGGDYSFFLYQWAFAIAAAGITSGSIAERTQFVAYLIYSSFLTGFVYPVVSHWFWSADGWASPIRSNNLLFGSGSIDFAGSGVVHMVGGIAGLWGAVIEGPRIGRFDRTGRSVALRGHSASLVVLGTFLLWFGWYGFNPGSFLTILKSYGEGGTYYGQWSAIGRTAVTTTLAGCTAALTTLFSKRLLAGHWNVLDVCNGLLGGFAAITSGCSVVEPWAAIVCGFVAAWVLIGCNKVAEKLKYDDPLEAAQLHGGCGAWGLIFTGLFATEAYVNEVYAGKPGRPFGLLMGGGGKLLAAQIVQVLVVLVWVSATMGPLFYGLHKLKLLRISREDETQGMDMTRHGGFAYVYHDEDDPSIKPEFMMRRVGATDDASPAITTP; encoded by the exons ATGGCTTCTCTTACCTTCCTTCAACCTCTCTCCAATCTCTCTTCCCCTACCACCCTTGTCTCTCTCAAAAATCCCCACCATATCCCTTCTTTTACTTCTCTAAATCCCTCCATTATCCCCAAAACCCGTCCATTCAAATCTTTCACAGCCTCATTCTCTCTTGCAGAATCAAACTCCCCCAAATCCTTACAGCCCAATCTTCAGCCTTTCCTCCAAGAACTTGCT GATAGTTTCGATCTTCCACAAGACTACTTTGCGCAGCTTCCGAGCGATCTCCGTCTCGAT CTGAACGATGCAGCTTTTGATCTTTCAAATGGACGGGTCATTGATGAG TGTGGTCAAGAGTTGGGAGAGACATTGTTAAATCTCTCTCGTGCATGGGAAGCAGCTGACACATCAACTTCCCATGCCTTAGCTAGACAGCTCCCTGGGCTGGAGGAATCTTTGACAGGCAATGCCAAATCAG CATTTGGGAAGCGTTTGGTTTCTGCCGGAAGAAGGTTCCAGTCTATGGGACAGTATGGTCAAGGTGAACTACAAAAG ATTGCAAAAGTAATGATTACAACTGGAAGGGTTCTATCTGAAAGTTCAACATCCACGGTCACTGATGAACAACCAAAGAAGGAAAGCAGGATGCTGAAG TTTGGAGAACTTCAGCTCGagctaacatcagataaagcCATCATTGGGGCTATAATCAGCGTTGGTTTTGG AATTCTTTCATGGGAGCTAGCTCAGGGGATCCAAAACATCCCAGAGAGTTCGTTGCAGTATGCAAATGAGAACGCTTTGATGCTGGCTAAG TCTTTGAGAGGAGCTCTACTTGCAGTCTGTTATTCATCAGCATTCTTGTCTGCTCTTACTAGTGTTGGACTTGTCTTACTTGGAAGACAACTAAAGTcatc CATGGGCTCTCTGACCTGCACAGCCTCCGACCTAGCCCCACTTCTCctcaccaccacaaccacaaccCTCAACGCCACCGCCATAGCCGAATTCCTCTGCAGCCGCTTCAACACCATCTCCATCAAATTCAATGACACCACCCACGCCATCGACAACACGTACCTCCTCTTCTCCGCCTACCTCGTCTTCGCCATGCAGCTCGGCTTTGCCATGCTCTGCGCCGGCTCCGTCCGCGCAAAAAACACCATGAACATCATGCTCACCAACGTCCTCGACGCCGCCGCCGGCGCTCTCTCCTACTACCTCTTCGGCTTCGCCTTCGCTTTTGGCGCTCCGTCCAACGCCTTCATCGGCCGCCACTTCTTCGGCCTCCATAACATACCTTCTCTCTCAGGCGGAGATTACAGCTTCTTTCTCTACCAATGGGCTTTCGCCATCGCTGCCGCAGGTATCACTAGCGGCTCAATTGCTGAGCGAACCCAATTCGTCGCTTACCTCATTTACTCTTCTTTTCTAACCGGCTTTGTCTACCCGGTCGTTTCTCATTGGTTTTGGTCTGCTGATGGCTGGGCCAGTCCGATCCGGTCCAATAATCTACTCTTTGGTTCCGGTTCCATTGACTTTGCCGGCTCGGGTGTTGTCCACATGGTTGGGGGAATAGCCGGTTTATGGGGTGCTGTAATTGAAGGACCGAGAATCGGGCGGTTTGATCGAACAGGCCGGTCCGTGGCCTTGCGGGGTCACAGCGCGTCTCTAGTGgttctcggtacgttcttgcTTTGGTTCGGGTGGTACGGCTTCAACCCCGGTTCGTTTCTCACGATCTTGAAGAGTTACGGTGAGGGAGGTACTTATTACGGTCAATGGAGTGCTATTGGGAGGACAGCTGTCACGACCACATTGGCTGGGTGCACTGCTGCTCTGACTACCTTGTTCAGCAAGAGATTACTGGCGGGTCACTGGAATGTTCTGGACGTTTGCAACGGTTTGTTAGGTGGTTTTGCTGCGATCACCTCAGGGTGCTCGGTGGTGGAGCCGTGGGCAGCAATCGTGTGCGGGTTTGTGGCGGCGTGGGTTTTGATCGGGTGCAACAAGGTGGCGGAGAAGCTAAAATACGACGACCCATTAGAGGCGGCCCAATTGCACGGCGGGTGCGGTGCTTGGGGTTTAATATTCACAGGGTTATTTGCAACGGAGGCGTATGTGAACGAGGTATACGCTGGCAAGCCAGGAAGGCCTTTTGGGCTGTTGATGGGCGGCGGCGGGAAGCTGTTGGCGGCCCAGATTGTGCAGGTTTTGGTGGTGTTGGTGTGGGTGAGTGCCACCATGGGCCCACTTTTCTACGGGCTCCATAAGCTGAAGTTGTTGAGGATCTCAAGGGAGGATGAGACTCAAGGAATGGATATGACAAGGCATGGTGGGTTTGCTTATGTTTACCATGATGAAGATGATCCATCTATTAAACCCGAGTTTATGATGAGGAGGGTGGGGGCCACTGATGATGCCAGTCCTGCAATAACCACCCCATAA
- the LOC117630629 gene encoding rust resistance kinase Lr10-like, whose product IEEKENQIKVEKFLNDHKSHVPTRYSYADIKKITNGFKKKLGEGGFGSVFRGKLPNGVPVAVKVLSDSKGNGDDFVNEVGTIGRIHHVNVVRLLGFSAEAGKRAVIYELMPNRSLEKFISSKDQSNNALFDWEKLDNIVKGIAKGIEYLHQGCEQRILHFDIKPHNILLDHDFNPKISDFGVAKLCSKEDSIISMTAARGTVGYIAPEVFNGNFGSVSHKSDVYSFGMLVLEIVGARKEAALTSGITNEAYFPELIYKCLIQGEALGLELINTDEDAEIAKKLVIVALWCIQWYPVNRPSMKAVVRMLEGASENLIMPPNPFASATSTQSQTEQPKTTESS is encoded by the coding sequence ATAGAGGAAAAGGAGAATCAAATAAAGGTTGAAAAGTTTCTAAATGATCACAAATCTCATGTACCAACAAGATACTCTTATGCTGATATAAAGAAGATTACAAATGGATTTAAGAAGAAGTTAGGGGAAGGGGGTTTTGGAAGCGTTTTCAGGGGAAAGCTTCCCAATGGAGTTCCAGTTGCCGTAAAAGTCCTCAGTGATTCTAAGGGAAATGGGGATGATTTTGTTAACGAAGTGGGAACTATTGGCAGAATTCACCATGTTAACGTGGTTCGTCTACTTGGGTTTTCTGCTGAAGCAGGCAAGCGTGCAGTTATTTATGAGCTCATGCCAAACAGGTCCCTGGAGAAGTTCATCTCGTCTAAAGATCAATCTAATAATGCTTTGTTCGATTGGGAGAAACTTGACAACATTGTCAAAGGTATAGCAAAGGGAATTGAGTATCTTCACCAAGGGTGTGAACAGAGGATCCTCCACTTCGACATCAAGCCTCATAACATCTTGCTAGACCATGACTTCAATCCAAAGATCTCTGATTTTGGTGTGGCTAAACTGTGTTCCAAGGAAGACAGCATTATATCTATGACTGCCGCTAGAGGCACAGTAGGCTACATTGCACCAGAAGTGTTCAATGGGAACTTTGGAAGCGTGTCCCACAAGTCAGATGTGTATAGTTTTGGGATGCTAGTGCTTGAAATTGTTGGAGCTAGGAAGGAAGCTGCTCTTACATCTGGCATCACAAATGAGGCCTACTTTCCAGAATTGATTTATAAATGTCTCATTCAAGGAGAAGCACTGGGTTTGGAGCTAATAAACACGGATGAGGATGCTGAGATTGCTAAGAAGCTGGTGATTGTTGCACTTTGGTGCATCCAGTGGTACCCGGTGAATCGGCCTTCCATGAAAGCAGTTGTTAGAATGCTAGAAGGAGCCTCTGAAAACCTGATCATGCCGCCGAATCCGTTCGCATCGGCAACAAGTACTCAGAGTCAGACAGAGCAACCAAAAACAACAGAGTCAAGTTAA
- the LOC117630630 gene encoding uncharacterized protein LOC117630630, producing the protein MTRIMSFEDSKKIKSSLDSFDKIVEEVKAASRDPVEQDQLLTERIVFNLIQSKARKAEASISKQNNYNQEKAASTSAGNYHMKIRKQSLGSSKDEDEFKCIEEEVSKLIKKKQNKAKKAVSMRSALSSIPSTPPDMPMEFKNKIQSLHGFRVQLVIQKEIFPTDLSTHHDRLSMPKNQVSNQDFLGEQDKKKLKLEGSIRVKVIDPNLNEYELRLSEWKFKSRSCSGLSKRKRSSSYMLNSGWSKISENKKNKLQKEDIIQVWSFRVNNVDNPPVYGEERLCFAVVRLTDTDEGKHCLITSAS; encoded by the coding sequence ATGACGAGGATCATGAGCTTTGAAGATTCGAAAAAGATTAAATCTAGTTTGGATTCTTTTGACAAAATTGTGGAAGAGGTTAAGGCAGCCTCAAGAGACCCAGTTGAACAGGATCAATTGCTAACAGAAAGAATTGTGTTTAATCTCATTCAAAGTAAAGCGAGGAAAGCAGAAGCATCCATCTCCAAGCAGAATAATTATAATCAAGAAAAAGCTGCTTCTACTTCTGCTGGAAATTACCATATGAAAAttagaaagcagagtttggGAAGCAGCAAAGACGAAGATGAATTTAAGTGTATTGAAGAGGAAGTAAGCAAGTTGATTAAGAAGAAGCAGAACAAGGCCAAGAAAGCAGTGAGCATGCGATCAGCTTTATCATCAATTCCCTCTACGCCACCAGACATGCCTATGGAATTCAAGAACAAGATTCAATCCTTGCACGGTTTCAGAGTGCAATTGGTAATTCAGAAAGAAATTTTCCCTACCGATTTGAGCACGCATCACGACCGTCTCTCAATGCCAAAGAATCAAGTGAGTAACCAGGACTTTCTTGGGGAACAagataagaaaaaattgaaacttgagGGATCAATAAGAGTGAAAGTAATCGATCCAAATTTAAACGAGTATGAGTTAAGGTTGAGCGAGTGGAAGTTCAAAAGTAGGTCTTGTTCAGGCTTGAGCAAGAGAAAGCGTAGTTCTTCCTATATGTTAAACAGTGGTTGGTCCAAAATTTCAgagaacaaaaagaataagCTTCAGAAAGAGGATATAATCCAGGTGTGGTCGTTTCGAGTTAACAATGTCGACAATCCTCCTGTCTACGGAGAAGAACGTCTCTGCTTTGCAGTTGTTAGGCTTACAGATACAGATGAGGGGAAACATTGTCTCATTACAAGTGCATCCTAA
- the LOC117629834 gene encoding exosome complex component CSL4 produces the protein MGEDSEWVTPGEVLGKASKFKAGRGAYVSPDNLTVYASLTGLRRILSPRPDSPDQRPTVEVTGHKAHGAIPEPGSIVIARVTKVMARMASADIMCLGTKSVREKFTGIIRLQDVRATEIDKVDMHMSFHPGDIVRAVVLSLGDARAYYLSTAKNELGVISAQSAAGATMVPISWTEMQCPLTGQIEHRKVAKVGG, from the exons ATGGGAGAAGATAGTGAGTGGGTGACCCCAGGGGAAGTGCTTGGGAAAGCCTCCAAGTTTAAAGCAGGCAGAGGTGCCTATGTGTCGCCTGACAATCTCACCGTCTATGCTTCCCTCACTGGACTCCGCCGCATCCTATCCCCCCGTCCCGACTCACCCGACCAG AGACCCACTGTGGAAGTAACTGGTCACAAGGCCCATGGTGCCATTCCAGAGCCTGGATCAATTGTCATTGCTAGA GTTACCAAAGTTATGGCAAGAATGGCTTCTGCTGATATTATGTGTCTTGGCACTAAGTCTGTCCGTGAAAAATTTACCGGTATAATCAG GCTTCAAGATGTTCGAGCAACCGAGATCGACAAAGTGGATATGCACATGTCTTTTCACCCTGGTGACATTGTCAGAGCTGTTGTG CTGTCCCTTGGAGACGCCAGGGCTTATTATCTGTCAACTGCAAAGAACGAATTAGGTGTTATTTCTGCCCAGAGTGCAGCAG GTGCAACAATGGTGCCAATAAGCTGGACAGAGATGCAATGCCCTCTTACAGGGCAAATTGAGCACAGAAAGGTTGCTAAGGTCGGAGGATGA
- the LOC117630628 gene encoding rust resistance kinase Lr10-like, which yields MTIDLKNKLSQGGWKKLLKDDAVEEFLDAYKNLMPRRYSYSDIKKMTNDFKNKLGQGGFGSVFKGELSNGHLVAVKMLSGSKGKGQDFINEVATIGRIHHVNVVQLIGFCSQGSKRALVYDFMHNGSLDNYIFPEREKYIILSWERMHEIALGVAHAIEYLHQGCDMQILHFDIKPHNILLDENFTSKISDFGLARFYPRDNNTISLTAVRGTMGYIAPEMFYRSIGGVSYKADVYSFGMLLLEMAGRRKNLNAQAEHSSQIYFPSWIYDQLEKGLSVEIEDGSEYDKKIAKKMVMVALCCIQLTPIDRPSMSKVVEMLEGDVELLQMPPKPFFCPQEMPMEDAPDDTAVAEVSHDSATETSSMV from the coding sequence ATGAcaattgatttaaaaaataaactgagTCAGGGAGGCTGGAAAAAGTTACTAAAGGATGATGCAGTTGAAGAATTCTTGGATGCATACAAGAATCTTATGCCAAGAAGGTATTCATATTCTGATATTAAGAAGATGacaaatgattttaaaaataaactgGGCCAGGGAGGCTTTGGCTCTGTTTTCAAAGGAGAGCTGTCAAATGGTCATCTTGTTGCAGTGAAGATGTTGAGTGGCTCCAAAGGTAAAGGCCAAGATTTCATCAATGAAGTTGCCACAATAGGAAGAATTCATCATGTCAATGTGGTGCAACTGATTGGATTTTGTTCTCAAGGATCAAAAAGAGCTCTTGTTTATGACTTCATGCATAATGGATCCCTAGACAATTATATCTTCCCCGAGagagaaaaatacataattcTAAGTTGGGAGAGAATGCATGAGATAGCTCTGGGAGTGGCTCATGCCATTGAGTATCTGCACCAGGGATGTGATATGCAAATTCTACATTTTGATATTAAACCCCACAACATTCTTCTTGATGAAAACTTTACTTCAAAGATTTCAGACTTTGGGCTTGCAAGATTTTACCCTAGAGATAATAATACTATTTCTCTTACTGCTGTAAGAGGCACAATGGGATATATAGCTCCAGAGATGTTCTACAGATCCATTGGAGGTGTTTCGTACAAAGCTGATGTTTATAGCTTCGGAATGTTGTTATTGGAAATGGCAGGACGGCGAAAGAACTTGAATGCACAGGCAGAACATTCAAGCCAGATATATTTCCCTTCCTGGATTTATGATCAACTGGAAAAGGGATTGAGCGTTGAAATTGAGGATGGCTCTGAGTATGATAAGAAAATAGCCAAGAAGATGGTCATGGTTGCATTGTGCTGCATACAGTTGACGCCCATCGATCGCCCTTCTATGAGCAAAGTTGTAGAGATGCTTGAAGGTGACGTTGAACTCTTGCAAATGCCTCCGAAACCTTTCTTCTGTCCACAAGAGATGCCAATGGAGGATGCACCTGATGACACAGCTGTTGCAGAGGTGTCACATGATAGTGCTACAGAAACGTCCTCCATGGTATAA